CCTCCTAGCTAGTCTGTTGAGCTCACTTGACTTTATGGGTTTTACCCTAACGTCCCAGCCCAGAATTTCAAATATAGCTTTAGCGAACTCATACCATGAGCAGTAGCCCTTGTTCACCATGTGGTAAACTCCGAACTCCGGCTTTAGCTTTAAGAACTCTTTCAAGGTCCTAGCGACGTCCATCGTATATGTCGGGCTCATGAACTGGTCGTCCACAATTTTCAGTTCATCACCCAGCTTTGCTCTTTCAATGACCCAATTTACAAAGTTGCCACCCTTTCCCCTAGCACCGGCCTTCCCGTACAGGCTTGCAACCCTGATGATGTAGTACTTCCTAGAATAATTCCTCGTGAAAATCTCTCCAGTATACTTGCTCGTCCCGTAGACGTTTATTGGATTTGGGACATCTTCCTCAATATAGGGTTTTCCTTTCTCGCCGTCAAAGACGTAGTCCGTGCTGATATAGACGTTGATTGCGTCAATCTCACTGGCAATCCTCGCAACGTTCAGCGCACCGATGGCGTTGACCGCAAAGGCCTTCTCTGGATAAAGCTCGGCGTCATCAACCCTGACGTATGCAGCCGTGTTGATTATGATGTCCGGCTTCAGCTCTTTCAGAACTTTCAGGGTTTCTGGAATGGTAACGTCTAAGTCTTTGTGTGTCAGGGGAATAACC
This genomic stretch from Thermococcus sp. harbors:
- the rfbD gene encoding dTDP-4-dehydrorhamnose reductase, whose product is MRVAVIGANGQLGTDIVEILKEDSSFEVIPLTHKDLDVTIPETLKVLKELKPDIIINTAAYVRVDDAELYPEKAFAVNAIGALNVARIASEIDAINVYISTDYVFDGEKGKPYIEEDVPNPINVYGTSKYTGEIFTRNYSRKYYIIRVASLYGKAGARGKGGNFVNWVIERAKLGDELKIVDDQFMSPTYTMDVARTLKEFLKLKPEFGVYHMVNKGYCSWYEFAKAIFEILGWDVRVKPIKSSELNRLARRPKFSALENMKLHRLNIKMPPWKDGLKRYLKEDISNVSEKSCITC